In Paenibacillus xylanilyticus, the genomic window CAGCACAGCAGGAGGTGTTATTTATGATTCATATTGGACTCACAGGATGGGGAGATCATGATGATCTGTATCCCGATCGTACCAAAGCCAAGGACAAGCTGCGTTTATATGGACAGTACTTTTCAACCGTAGAGGTCGACAGTTCCTTCTATGCTGTTCAGCCTCGGGACCGGATGGCACGCTGGGCAGCAGAAACACCGGATGACTTTTCGTTTATCGTCAAAGCGTATCAGGGGATGACCGGGCATCTAAGGGGCAAACCTTATTTCACCAGTACCTCAGACATGTACAACGCTTTTCGGGAGTCACTTGAGCCGGTAATGGAAGCCGGCAAAATGCGGGCAGCCCTGTTCCAATATCCGCCGTGGTTTGACTGCAATCGTGATAACGTTAACGAGCTGCGTGAGGTGAGACTACGAATGGAAGGCATTCCGTGTGCGCTCGAGTTTCGCCATCGCAGTTGGTACGAGGATGGCATGCGTGAGCGCACACTTGCTTTTCTGCGGGAACAAGGCTGGATTCACAGTGTCTGTGACGAGCCCCAGGCGGGCTCAGGCTCCATTCCGATTGTGCCGCAGGCGACGGATTCGGAGATGACGCTCGTGCGAATGCACGGACGCAATGTGTCAGGCTGGCACCAGAACGGTGCACCCAACTGGCGGGAGACCCGTTACTTGTACCGGTACAACAAGGAAGAATTGATGGAATGGAAAGGATATCTGGAACAGCTGCATGAGCAGAGTAAGGATGTCTATGTGATTTTCAATAACAATTCGGGTGGCGATGCAGCAGCCAATGCACAAATGATGATGGAACTGCTCGATATGCCGATCCGACCATTTCCAGATCGCACACCTGACGAGGAAGAGGATGGGCCTGAGCAGCTGGAGCTATTTTAAAAATCAGGGCACGACCATTATATACAATGACATATCGATTGGAGGTGAGATTATTTTAGCTTGAATTTATCGTTTCAGACATTCATTGGTTAATCTGAAAACATCCAACAAGGAAGTGACTGATGAGAGAACAGAATCGAGCTCTAGTGGGTGGAATTATAGGAATCGTCATTGCAGTCGCTGCGTTTGCGATTTATTATTTGGTTACCTTGAATACAACCTTTCAAAAGGCTGTTCTTGATGAAGTCCATAATGTGGATAATGCGTATCTAACTATCGTTCGTGTGCCTACTTCACTAGAGACAACTGAAGGAATTCAAACATTTCGAATGGATATGAATGGCTTGCAGGACATTTTAAATCAATTATCAATTCTTGAACTTCAGAAAATAAGTACACCAATTAAAGATAAAAGCTCGCTTTATATCTATAACATTTACGTCTATGATAAGAGCGATCATAGAGAAATCGTTAACTTTGGAGTTGATAATAGCAAACAAATTTCAATTGGCAGTACGAAAGGTTATCAAAGATACGAAGTAACCAGTTCATTTGATTATGATACATTTCGTGCCTCTGTTGACAAACTTTTTACTGAAACTCAATGATGTCGGAATACATATGTGCTGAGAATCAAAGTTTCCCTTCTTTCAATAGAGCATAAAATCATATAATTAAGATCACAAAAAGAGGACTACTACAGGTGAAATCCCCCCTAAAATAGTCCTCATATAATTAGTTGAATTATAAATTTGTTCAAGCCTTCTGCATCGTACCCTCTTCTTCAGTAACATCCATCCCGCTGAGCTGCAGGTTCATTTTATGCACTTCAATCCCTGCCAGGAGTACAATGCCGATCCCATGAGTATCGTTCAGAATCCAGCCCAGATCGTCTCGATAATAGAGCGCGGTAAAGGAATAACCCGACCCGCGGCATACGCCATATATATTGCCTTTGTAGTCAATGGAAAGTCTTGTGATGCCTTCCCATCCTTTGCGGACAGCTTCCAGATACGGGGTCGGTGTCTCAAGCCAGCCCTCGCGAATTCCACGGGCATAAGCGTAGATGAACATCGACGTACATGAGGTTTCCTCATAGGAGTCCGGACGGTTCAGGACCTGATGCCACAGGCCATTTCCCCCTTGCAGCGCCAAATATCCCTGACACAGATCACGGTAGAAACTCAGCAATTCCGAACGCCTTGCATGATCCTGAGGCAGAATGCTTAATAGCTCCGTCAGGGAGAAGAGAACCCAACCGTTTCCACGCCCCCAGGGGATGCCTGTTGCCCGTCCACGCACAAAATCATACACATGCGACATGATCTGCTGCTCAGGAATATAGAGATATTGACGGAATAACAGAAACTGGTTAATGGCATCATCCCAATACGCCGTATTGCCCGTCAATTGACCATAACGCATCAGGAATGGTGTGCTCATGTACAGATCATCACACCACATCGTTTCGTGACGCATCTCTCCACTTCCGCGAACACGATAAAAGGCTCCATCCTCCAGCCGTTCCTGTTCATCTGTAATGTAATGGGCAATGCGATCCGCCGTATCTCGGCCCCCGCGAATGTCACCCAGTTCCATCGCAGCCAGCAGCGTTGATCCGAACGAACCGCAATCGTCCAGACTGTCGATCGCTGACAACTGGTTGTTAATTCCTGCCGCTCCGTAGGTTTCCCGATCCCATAGACTGTAATGGTCAAATGAAGTACTCAGGCCGATATGCTCCCGAACATACTGGATGTAATCGTCACGTTTCAGCTCCTGCCCGATACGCAGAAGTCCAAGCAGCGTAACCCCTAATGGATAATTCCATTTTCCGTAATGTGTATTTTCGAGATATGGGCGAACACTCGTATCAGGTTGGTCCACATGCCAATAGACTCCTTTCGATCCATCATCAAAAACAGTATGGGTCACGACAATATCTGAGGGTGAAGGTGCAGATCCTGGAGCAAATTTCCCGGTATACAGCCATACATCTGAACTACCGGCAACCGAATGTGGAGAGCTCAATCTCCAGCCATCAGAACCCGTGACCCCGGGCGATTCCAGCGTGAACCCCCAATGGTCCTCCCCGGCCTTGGTTTCCCCTCTTGCAACCAGATCAGATAATCCATAGCGACGCGTCAGTTCCACGCGATAAGGTCCACTTTTGTCTGAGGTATATACTTGCTTACCGTCCAGGTACAATTGTAAGGCACCTTCATGCTGACCTTGCAATACTACAGGAGATGATCCCGGCAATGTTACATCCAGCTTGGTCCACGCGTAGGCCACCCCTGGTTGCTCTGTACCAAAGATCCTCGAGAAAGAGCCGGCCTCCCGCTCTTCTTCTGTCCATTCTCTTCGTGGATACCAGGAAAGCCCTGTTTCTTCTTCCGTCATTCCGTCATGAGGAATCGAAGTTACGGGTTCATCAAGAGGCTCGGAATACAGCCAGCCTTCCTGACCTTGCCGGTCCACTCCCGGAGTGAGGAAATGAAGCGGGAAGTTCTTGAAGGAAGCGGTACCATAAATGCCGCCGAAACCAACCTCTGTTTTGACAAAACAAAGCAAGACGTCATTCCAGCCAGCCTTCATAGAAATCGGAATCTGGGTTCTTCGCTCGGGGAATAACTCCTGCAGCAGCTCGGATTTGAAAGCCTCTACCCCGTTGACATAGATCGTTACCGGACTGTAGCAATTCAGGCCAGTGTTCAGCGTAGTCTCCTGCTGGCTCCATAACTTGCCCCATACGTATACGTACTGGCCAGCACTCGCTTCTGGCCACTTGTCGTCCAGGTTCAGATCGTAACGGTAATCCCCCAGTCTGCGGAAACCTCCACGATGGTAGGCCCGGAACAAAAAAGAATGTTTCGGATGATCGCCGATATAACGCTGGGCGACCGTCGTCAGAATATCCGGAATGGAATGATGCACCTTACCTGCAATCGACTCGTTTGCATGAAAATAACGAATGCTCATCAGCCCCTTCCCTGTACCTTGATTCGTTCGGTTAAACGCAATGTCTCCCCTGCACGCACTTCAATAACCTGCTGATCTGCCGTGAACCAGACGGATATGGCTGACGGATTATGAATGATGGATCGATCCGCTGAACATTCGAGGCGTTTGATCGCTTTCCAATAGGCAACGATCTCGATATTCGTTGCATACCATATATCGTCCCTGCCGCCGATCTGCTGGCCAAACTGCTCAATGATCTCCCAATTATCATTATCATTGAATTCATAACTGTGTCCCCAAACATAGAGCAGGAGCGGTGTACCCGTTTTGGAATGCTGGATAAAACGCTCGGCATGTGCTGCCAGGTCATTTTTATGATGACAGGTTGGGCGCCATTCAAGCGGGCGTTCAGGCAGCGTATATCTCCCGTGGGATTCAACCGTCCGGGCATAGTCCAGACCTAACCATTCCAGTTTGGTGCTTAGTGCACGATCAAACCCTCCATTGGGATAGGCCATTCCCCTCACCGGATAACCAACAAGCTGCTCCAGTGCTCGGCGATCTTCCATGATTTCTTCGTTCAACAGCTCATCCGGTACATAAGGCAAAGTAGGATGAGTAACCGTGTGCACAGCCACTTCATGCCCGGCGTACAGTTCAGCGACTTCCTCCGACTCAATTCGCCCAGGTTTCCCGAGCGTACCGGAGTTCAGATTGAAAGTGCCTCGCAGTCCATAGCGATTAAAAATATCTACCAGCCTCCGGTCGTGGACCACACCATCATCATAACTAAGCGTCAGTGCCTTCATCACACCGCCAGGATATCGATCAAACTGAATGCGATGTCCCATCTTGGACCTCCTTCTCACCCTGTTATTCCACCGTTTCGTTCACCTCAAAATATCGAAAAACGCCTTCTTCCGATTCATCTGCATGCAAATGGTTATCTGGCTGCTTGTATCTCCAAATTTATTCTTCAGCTAGTCCAACACCAAACTCATGCAAGCTATGGCTATCCGAATCAAAATAGGTACCTTCGAGCAGACCAATCAACGTATTGGTGATGCGAACTTCGATCTCGTTGTCACCTGAACGGAGCCAGGACGTTTCTCCACTCCAGCGATACGGAGACCAGCAGCGCACGCCAAGGCTATAACCGTTGACCAGAACCTCCGCCACATCCTGCACAAGCCATTCACTGAATTCGAATTCAAAGGATTCGGCGTCTGCATCAGGCTCATCCAGCCAGAAGCTGCGTTTATAGCTCATCTCTCCTGCATAATACGGATACAGCGGCTGTGGCTCAGGTGTGATCCGAATGGCCGTATCCGGCTCACGGACCAAGGAGACCATCCCTTCGTGATGAAACTGCACGCCAAACCGTCCTTGCAGATACAGAGGATCGAGGATTCCTTCCTCATCCTTCGTGACCTGTACCGTAATCGTGATTTCATTCAAACCCGTGCGCAGCCACTCATTGATGTCACAGGCAATGTTGGTATAATCTGTGATCTCCACGGATTCGAATTGATCCGGTCCTATGGTGTGGCCGTTGATTTCCATGATCCACAGCCCTGCAATGGCTGCCCGATCCATAAATAGACGGCACTCCGGCAAAGTCGTTCCCAGTTCAAAAGCTGTAGTGTAACGGCACTGAATCGGATAGGCAATTGCTGCTTTCTTCGGCGTGCCAAATACTTGATTAAATTGAACAGGTAAGTGATGATGCCCCGATAATTCAGCCGCTTGATCGATAAAGGGCTTCACGCCTGCATGCTTGTTCTCCAGGATCACGCCATTATCATTCGTTGCCGTAAGATGGAACTGTCCCATTCGAAGGGTATTGGGCTGAATGGCCTCCAGTCGCCATGGCCCTTCTACAGGTAAAATAACGGATTCAGATGGCATAGATGCAGCATCAGGCTTGAATGATGCAGCCGCTCCGGTCTTGCCTATAGCAACGAAAGTGTCGTCCGAAGATTTTGTTTGCAGAGTCAGCCGCACAGCGTGTGCTTCATATCCGGCAAACCCGAGTGAGATACACCACTCACCACCGCTGCTGGTCAGTGGCAAGACTTCCCGTTCTCCTGTCTCCAGATTAAGCCGCTCTGCCAGCACACGTTTATCCGATGAGGCATCCGTACTGCTCCATAACCGCTTGGCAACAACCTTCAATTGTCCCTTTAACTGCTGCCCCTCCTGGTTGGACAGGAACACCATATATTCACCATCTGATAACTGGCGGGTCTGCATCAACAAGGAAGCACTCTCTTCCTCCATAATCCAACAGATAGGCTCTGGCAGCACCTGATCCAGCAGCAGCGAGATCAATTCAAGAGTTGAATCATCCCCCTGACCTGCACCAACCGGAAGGAAGTAGACTTCCCCCTCACCTTGCAGGCACATTAATTCGCTGCTGGCCTGCCTGATCTCACCGGCATGCCCCCAATACTCTTCCTCGGGTTGATCCCCTGCACCGAAGAAAGTTGCTGCTTCACTGCCTTCTGGACTCCCTTCCTGAATTGAAATGTACGGAGGCAGTCCGACGGATATGACGGTTCCTCCTTGCTCAGCAAACCGTCTAACCTGCTTCCAGGCATTCGCCTCCAGGTTCAGCATCGGTGGAAGGATGAGCACTTCGTATTTGGCAGCACCAATCTGAATCGTTCCACCCGTAATTTCGGCTTCAGCCAGCAGTTCAGGGTCCAGATGGTCATAGTCACGTCTGTTCTCTAGCAGATGCACACCAATTCGCATCCAATCATTCGTAAGGCGCTCCAATCTCGCCCGTTCGGCTTCATCCTCACCGCTGTATTCAAACCCATGCAGAGGATTGCCCATCAGGCTCCAGAATGTGGTCGTCGGATCAAGAACGGCAATCCGAATATCGGCTGTCCCCGTGCTCATGAGATAACTTATTCGTCCCGTGTAATCTCCAAGCTGACGGAAATGCTTCCAGTATGGATTCTGCAGAAACTGGGATGGCGGTGCATCATGCTTCGTTAACCCGCCAATCGTATAGAAAAAAGCGTGGAAATTATAGAAATTCGTGCCCATGGCAGCCATCCGGTCAATCATCCATTTCGCATCCTGCAGCGTCATCGACCAGCCCACACTATGAAAGCACTCGATCAAATTACGGCTGCGTCCCAGCTGTCTCGCCAGGGAACTGACCATCTTCGGATTATCACGCATTCTTTTGCCGTACCGTTCCAGAATCCAGGATAAGGGACGCCCAATCTTCTCATGTGCAGAGTCTCCCCCTGGCATATGGCTAAACAACTGAGTCGTCATCCGTACGCCAGGAACCTCTGCGGCATACTGGATTCCCGCATCCTCGCACCAGTCATGCACCTGCTGATGGTATGACTCCCTGAGAAGCAGATGCAGCGATTGATAATAGTCATACCGAATACGAGCCGAGTCCGGAACATCACCGTATAACAGGGCAGGAAGCGAATCTATCAGACTGTATCTACAGCGTTCGGCAAAATATGCAGGCAGCTGAGGAGACCATGGAATACGTCCGAGCGGTGCAATTTCATCAGAAAACATACCTTTGATAACGCTGTCAAAATGACTTCCAACAGCCGCCGCATATCGGTCATGAGTAAGTTCAATAAAACGGCTCATCGCTTCCTTATGGCACGGGTCAACAAAATGGCCGTAATATTTGAAATCACCCATCTCCACTTCCTGAAACAGGATTACATCCCAATTCCCTGCCGGGGGGTCCCACACCAGGCGGAAAGCCGTGCGATATGTAAAAAATCGCTTGCGATTATAAGACGTCAGACCCGTCTCCTGATAGACCTGATCGGTCTGGACATTGCCGATGTTGTGTCGCAAATCAATAGACTCATCCCATAACCGATTACCCTCTGTGTCTCTTGGAACGGCTTTGGCAACCAGAATTCGCCCCCACGGCAGCTCATGATTCACAACAGCTTCTCCGCCCTGCACATGCAGCTGATGATGCACAAGCTGGCGCTGCTTGGCTTCAGGAAAATCCAGGGTGACCTCACCACCTGCCATGCCGCTAGGATAGGGGTATTCGTCATACAGCCATACCTCCATGCCGCAGGTCTCGGCTGCTTCCACCGCAATTCGAACCTTATCAAACCAGGCATCCGACAAATAGGGGACCTGCAGCCCCTGACGCGGACAAATGAAAAAACCGCCCACACCCTGTGATGACATTTCATTCACTTGCCGTTTGATCTGCTCTTCCTCCATATCCCCATTCCAAAACCAGAAGGGATGAATCCGGTACTGCGCGGCAGGATTCGCAAATGCCTCCCCGTTCCACATGTCGCTTTCCTCCCTGTTAGAAAGAGTGTTTTCATTTTCCATTACAGTTCATTTGTGTTCATATACGTTTTTTTGGCTAAGATTATACCTTAAAAAAGCAATTAGGGAGCCTGTAAATACAAAATGTTTTAAAAAATTGATATAGATGGAAATGCCCGACAGCTTCTGTTGTACTTACGTACGGCTGCCGGGCTCTCGATCTTGGCTACTTCAATGCAGCGTACAATTCGTTGACTTCCTTCACATATTCATCACCGCCGCTGCTCTTCCACAGTGCGATTGCATCCTGGAATCCCTTCTCATCAATCTGTCCCACGATGAATTTGATACGGGCATCATTGATGATGTTATCCAGCTGGGGCCCTTTCTGTGCATAAATGTCAGAGATCAACGGCTCACCCGGATTCGGAACAACGATCTCCTCGTTGGCCTTTTGTACCTCTGCTACCTTCTCACGAACCGGCGTCGGTTCAACCCGGAAGGCGCGGTCTTCCGGAAGGAACATCAATATTTGGTTCAGACCCTGCAGATCTCGCAGTGCAAGCTTGTCGGTGGTTGGAACAACATATTCCCCTTTTTTCTCATATTGTTTACCTTCCAGACCATTGGAC contains:
- a CDS encoding glycoside hydrolase family 88/105 protein translates to MSIRYFHANESIAGKVHHSIPDILTTVAQRYIGDHPKHSFLFRAYHRGGFRRLGDYRYDLNLDDKWPEASAGQYVYVWGKLWSQQETTLNTGLNCYSPVTIYVNGVEAFKSELLQELFPERRTQIPISMKAGWNDVLLCFVKTEVGFGGIYGTASFKNFPLHFLTPGVDRQGQEGWLYSEPLDEPVTSIPHDGMTEEETGLSWYPRREWTEEEREAGSFSRIFGTEQPGVAYAWTKLDVTLPGSSPVVLQGQHEGALQLYLDGKQVYTSDKSGPYRVELTRRYGLSDLVARGETKAGEDHWGFTLESPGVTGSDGWRLSSPHSVAGSSDVWLYTGKFAPGSAPSPSDIVVTHTVFDDGSKGVYWHVDQPDTSVRPYLENTHYGKWNYPLGVTLLGLLRIGQELKRDDYIQYVREHIGLSTSFDHYSLWDRETYGAAGINNQLSAIDSLDDCGSFGSTLLAAMELGDIRGGRDTADRIAHYITDEQERLEDGAFYRVRGSGEMRHETMWCDDLYMSTPFLMRYGQLTGNTAYWDDAINQFLLFRQYLYIPEQQIMSHVYDFVRGRATGIPWGRGNGWVLFSLTELLSILPQDHARRSELLSFYRDLCQGYLALQGGNGLWHQVLNRPDSYEETSCTSMFIYAYARGIREGWLETPTPYLEAVRKGWEGITRLSIDYKGNIYGVCRGSGYSFTALYYRDDLGWILNDTHGIGIVLLAGIEVHKMNLQLSGMDVTEEEGTMQKA
- a CDS encoding polysaccharide deacetylase family protein encodes the protein MGHRIQFDRYPGGVMKALTLSYDDGVVHDRRLVDIFNRYGLRGTFNLNSGTLGKPGRIESEEVAELYAGHEVAVHTVTHPTLPYVPDELLNEEIMEDRRALEQLVGYPVRGMAYPNGGFDRALSTKLEWLGLDYARTVESHGRYTLPERPLEWRPTCHHKNDLAAHAERFIQHSKTGTPLLLYVWGHSYEFNDNDNWEIIEQFGQQIGGRDDIWYATNIEIVAYWKAIKRLECSADRSIIHNPSAISVWFTADQQVIEVRAGETLRLTERIKVQGRG
- a CDS encoding glycosyl hydrolase, producing MWNGEAFANPAAQYRIHPFWFWNGDMEEEQIKRQVNEMSSQGVGGFFICPRQGLQVPYLSDAWFDKVRIAVEAAETCGMEVWLYDEYPYPSGMAGGEVTLDFPEAKQRQLVHHQLHVQGGEAVVNHELPWGRILVAKAVPRDTEGNRLWDESIDLRHNIGNVQTDQVYQETGLTSYNRKRFFTYRTAFRLVWDPPAGNWDVILFQEVEMGDFKYYGHFVDPCHKEAMSRFIELTHDRYAAAVGSHFDSVIKGMFSDEIAPLGRIPWSPQLPAYFAERCRYSLIDSLPALLYGDVPDSARIRYDYYQSLHLLLRESYHQQVHDWCEDAGIQYAAEVPGVRMTTQLFSHMPGGDSAHEKIGRPLSWILERYGKRMRDNPKMVSSLARQLGRSRNLIECFHSVGWSMTLQDAKWMIDRMAAMGTNFYNFHAFFYTIGGLTKHDAPPSQFLQNPYWKHFRQLGDYTGRISYLMSTGTADIRIAVLDPTTTFWSLMGNPLHGFEYSGEDEAERARLERLTNDWMRIGVHLLENRRDYDHLDPELLAEAEITGGTIQIGAAKYEVLILPPMLNLEANAWKQVRRFAEQGGTVISVGLPPYISIQEGSPEGSEAATFFGAGDQPEEEYWGHAGEIRQASSELMCLQGEGEVYFLPVGAGQGDDSTLELISLLLDQVLPEPICWIMEEESASLLMQTRQLSDGEYMVFLSNQEGQQLKGQLKVVAKRLWSSTDASSDKRVLAERLNLETGEREVLPLTSSGGEWCISLGFAGYEAHAVRLTLQTKSSDDTFVAIGKTGAAASFKPDAASMPSESVILPVEGPWRLEAIQPNTLRMGQFHLTATNDNGVILENKHAGVKPFIDQAAELSGHHHLPVQFNQVFGTPKKAAIAYPIQCRYTTAFELGTTLPECRLFMDRAAIAGLWIMEINGHTIGPDQFESVEITDYTNIACDINEWLRTGLNEITITVQVTKDEEGILDPLYLQGRFGVQFHHEGMVSLVREPDTAIRITPEPQPLYPYYAGEMSYKRSFWLDEPDADAESFEFEFSEWLVQDVAEVLVNGYSLGVRCWSPYRWSGETSWLRSGDNEIEVRITNTLIGLLEGTYFDSDSHSLHEFGVGLAEE
- a CDS encoding DUF72 domain-containing protein — protein: MIHIGLTGWGDHDDLYPDRTKAKDKLRLYGQYFSTVEVDSSFYAVQPRDRMARWAAETPDDFSFIVKAYQGMTGHLRGKPYFTSTSDMYNAFRESLEPVMEAGKMRAALFQYPPWFDCNRDNVNELREVRLRMEGIPCALEFRHRSWYEDGMRERTLAFLREQGWIHSVCDEPQAGSGSIPIVPQATDSEMTLVRMHGRNVSGWHQNGAPNWRETRYLYRYNKEELMEWKGYLEQLHEQSKDVYVIFNNNSGGDAAANAQMMMELLDMPIRPFPDRTPDEEEDGPEQLELF